Proteins encoded together in one Chloroflexota bacterium window:
- a CDS encoding HAMP domain-containing histidine kinase, with protein MRRAFRGLHARLLLAHLLVIAVGLTTLYLAATVAAPRIFERNMIANARRGPALGPNAGAGSGSGAGGQLARPQQPPGMGPLGVMSAELERRVTESYLASIADSLLVAGSAALATAVVVSVFVSRGIARPIHRLAGASHRLADGHYDERVPVEGATETRQLAASFNAMATAVEDAERRRQELIGDVAHEMRTPIATLEGYLEGLLDGVIAPSDRVWAKLHDEAGRLRRLVEDLHELSRAEAHQLPVVVRPTAPAEIVRPAVERVEGDAAALGLTVTVETPPSLPLVSADRERAIQVLTNLLTNALRYTPPPRQIVVRVAAEPDAVRFTVTDSGIGIAPEHLPRVFERFYRVDKSRSRAMGGAGVGLTIARALVEMMGGRMMAESEGEGQGATFAFVLPLSDGPPASGSHQAGPAPDEAAPTSGQDTPEPRPTKPLAPVS; from the coding sequence CTGCGACGGGCGTTTCGCGGCCTGCATGCGCGCCTGCTCCTGGCGCACCTGCTGGTGATCGCCGTTGGCCTGACGACGCTCTACCTGGCGGCGACGGTGGCCGCGCCCCGCATCTTCGAGCGCAACATGATCGCCAACGCGCGGCGCGGCCCGGCGCTCGGGCCGAACGCCGGGGCCGGCTCCGGGTCGGGGGCCGGCGGCCAGCTCGCTCGGCCGCAGCAGCCGCCCGGCATGGGGCCGCTCGGCGTGATGTCTGCCGAGCTGGAGCGGCGCGTCACCGAGAGCTACCTCGCCTCGATTGCCGACTCGCTGCTGGTGGCCGGCAGTGCGGCGCTCGCCACGGCGGTTGTCGTCAGCGTCTTCGTCTCGCGCGGGATCGCCCGCCCGATTCACCGGCTGGCCGGCGCGAGCCATCGACTGGCGGACGGGCACTATGACGAGCGCGTCCCCGTGGAGGGCGCGACCGAGACCCGCCAGCTTGCCGCCAGCTTCAACGCGATGGCGACGGCGGTCGAGGATGCTGAGCGGCGGCGGCAGGAGCTGATCGGGGATGTGGCTCACGAGATGCGGACGCCGATTGCCACGCTCGAAGGGTATCTCGAAGGGCTGCTCGACGGCGTGATCGCGCCGTCTGACCGGGTCTGGGCGAAGCTGCACGACGAGGCTGGCCGGTTGCGGCGGCTGGTCGAAGACCTGCACGAGCTGTCACGAGCTGAGGCGCATCAGTTGCCAGTCGTCGTGCGGCCCACGGCCCCCGCCGAGATCGTGCGGCCGGCCGTCGAGCGCGTCGAAGGCGACGCCGCCGCCCTGGGCCTGACCGTCACCGTCGAGACGCCACCGTCTCTGCCGCTCGTCTCGGCGGACCGCGAGCGGGCGATCCAGGTGCTGACGAACCTGCTCACCAACGCGCTGCGCTACACGCCGCCGCCGAGGCAGATCGTGGTGCGCGTCGCGGCCGAGCCGGATGCCGTGCGTTTCACGGTGACGGACAGCGGGATCGGCATCGCCCCGGAGCATCTGCCGCGCGTCTTCGAGCGGTTCTACCGGGTGGACAAGTCCCGCTCGCGGGCGATGGGCGGGGCCGGGGTTGGGCTGACGATCGCACGGGCGCTGGTGGAGATGATGGGCGGCCGGATGATGGCAGAATCGGAGGGCGAGGGGCAGGGCGCGACGTTTGCGTTTGTGCTGCCCCTGAGCGATGGCCCGCCAGCGTCAGGCAGCCACCAGGCCGGGCCGGCGCCCGACGAGGCCGCCCCAACATCGGGCCAGGACACGCCCGAGCCCCGCCCGACGAAGCCGCTCGCGCCGGTCTCTTGA